In Agrobacterium tumefaciens, one genomic interval encodes:
- a CDS encoding NADPH-dependent F420 reductase, which produces MKVAVIGTGNMGSGFARAFAARGVDVVMGHRDPAKAASLAAEIGSHVEGGGIAAAIKLADVVLLALPYQAVAPVLAEAGDLKGKILIDITNPITADYKELLLGHTTSASEEIQKLAGGAHVVKAFNTIFAGLISPEARTGKTLQVFVAGDDEDATAKVRKLAETLSFEPINAGPLSNSRFLEPIGEMNIHFGFFLGMGPTVAPAWVRV; this is translated from the coding sequence ATGAAAGTCGCAGTCATTGGAACAGGGAACATGGGCTCTGGATTTGCCCGGGCATTTGCTGCTCGAGGCGTTGATGTCGTCATGGGTCACCGGGATCCGGCCAAGGCCGCATCACTTGCCGCCGAAATCGGCTCGCATGTTGAAGGCGGGGGTATCGCCGCTGCTATAAAGCTTGCGGATGTTGTTTTGTTGGCGCTGCCGTACCAGGCCGTCGCTCCAGTTCTGGCAGAAGCCGGGGACCTGAAGGGCAAAATCCTGATCGACATCACCAACCCGATCACTGCCGACTACAAGGAATTGCTCCTGGGTCACACGACGTCCGCTTCCGAGGAAATTCAGAAGCTCGCAGGTGGTGCCCATGTCGTGAAAGCATTTAACACGATATTTGCGGGCCTGATTTCGCCGGAGGCCCGGACGGGCAAGACGCTGCAAGTGTTTGTGGCTGGCGATGATGAGGACGCAACGGCGAAGGTGCGCAAATTGGCTGAGACGTTGTCGTTCGAGCCTATCAATGCCGGCCCGTTGAGCAACAGCCGCTTTCTAGAACCGATAGGAGAGATGAACATCCACTTCGGCTTTTTCCTCGGTATGGGCCCGACGGTAGCGCCTGCCTGGGTTCGCGTTTGA
- a CDS encoding LysR family transcriptional regulator has protein sequence MDRLTGMEVFVRAVDCGSFSAAAEALQMSSQLVGKHVQKLEQHLGVQLLHRSTRRQSLTDFGRIFYERAKIILAEVETAESMAAETRAVPAGRLRINAPVSFGMRSLSPLLPQFLKLYPEVSVELTLANRAVDLIDEGYDAVFRVGELLDSGLIARRLSPYQLALCASPRYLAKAPPLTSPQDLTRHECLGFSHTALRTHWTFDGPDGRQVIPVTSRLVADHGEPLLCAALEGLGIMLQPLELVRDYLADGQLVELLPDYVVPTRPLHILYAPDRRLTPKLRSFLDFAVANFCADVGDC, from the coding sequence ATGGATCGTCTGACTGGGATGGAAGTGTTTGTCAGAGCCGTGGACTGCGGCTCATTCAGCGCCGCGGCCGAAGCATTGCAGATGTCATCTCAGCTTGTCGGCAAACATGTCCAGAAGCTTGAGCAGCACCTGGGTGTCCAGCTTCTCCATCGCTCGACGCGTAGACAGAGTCTGACCGATTTCGGACGGATCTTCTACGAGCGCGCAAAAATCATTCTGGCCGAGGTCGAGACAGCCGAGAGCATGGCGGCAGAAACGCGCGCAGTGCCGGCAGGACGCCTGCGCATAAATGCCCCTGTGAGCTTCGGCATGCGTAGCCTTTCCCCACTCCTCCCCCAATTCCTGAAGCTGTACCCGGAAGTGTCTGTTGAACTGACACTGGCCAACCGCGCGGTGGACCTGATCGACGAAGGCTATGACGCAGTGTTTAGGGTTGGAGAGCTCTTGGACAGCGGGTTAATCGCTAGACGGCTTTCACCATATCAACTGGCTCTTTGCGCATCGCCCAGATATCTGGCGAAAGCACCGCCACTGACGTCGCCGCAAGACTTGACACGGCACGAATGCCTTGGATTCTCCCATACGGCACTGCGCACCCACTGGACCTTTGATGGCCCGGACGGCCGGCAGGTCATCCCCGTCACAAGTCGGCTTGTGGCAGATCATGGCGAGCCCTTGCTTTGCGCGGCTTTGGAAGGCTTGGGGATTATGTTGCAGCCGTTAGAACTTGTGCGCGACTATCTCGCCGATGGTCAGTTGGTCGAGCTCCTTCCGGACTACGTGGTGCCGACCCGGCCCTTGCACATCCTCTACGCGCCGGATCGACGACTGACGCCAAAACTGAGAAGCTTCCTAGATTTCGCCGTCGCGAATTTCTGTGCTGATGTTGGCGACTGTTGA